One window of Methanobacterium alkalithermotolerans genomic DNA carries:
- the moaA gene encoding GTP 3',8-cyclase MoaA — protein sequence MLTHDSFQRPIISLRISITSRCNVKCLYCHHDGIMPQDNEMTAHEIFKIAQVARDIGIKKIRLSGGEPLIRKDIVEIVEKISTLEFKDVSITTNGTLMERYAQKLVDAGLKRVNVSLDTLNPDTYQFITSRNYLDSAKRGIKAAAQAGLDPVKVNMVVMKDINHQEIWDMFQFCKKNGAVLQLIELLKTESCPDTEFIDKYHFEMNQLENELTNRADKVKTRAFMQDRKKYFVDDGEIEIVKPMDNTEFCKNCTRLRITPDGKIKPCLLRNDNLVDIIGAIRSGKSMEDLKKIFIDAIENREPFYGGC from the coding sequence ATGCTTACCCATGATAGTTTCCAGAGGCCAATAATCTCTTTAAGAATCTCTATAACCAGCAGATGCAATGTAAAGTGTCTTTATTGTCACCATGACGGTATAATGCCACAGGATAATGAGATGACCGCCCATGAGATATTTAAAATTGCTCAGGTGGCCCGGGATATAGGCATTAAAAAGATTCGGCTCTCTGGAGGGGAACCCCTTATAAGAAAGGATATTGTAGAAATTGTGGAGAAGATATCCACCCTGGAATTTAAAGATGTTTCCATAACCACCAATGGAACTTTAATGGAACGTTATGCTCAAAAACTGGTTGATGCCGGATTAAAAAGAGTCAATGTGAGTCTGGATACTTTGAATCCAGATACTTATCAATTTATTACCAGCAGAAATTATCTGGATAGTGCTAAAAGAGGAATTAAGGCTGCCGCCCAGGCGGGACTGGACCCGGTTAAGGTTAATATGGTAGTTATGAAGGACATCAACCATCAGGAAATATGGGATATGTTTCAATTTTGTAAAAAAAATGGGGCGGTACTGCAGCTAATAGAACTTTTAAAAACAGAAAGCTGTCCGGATACAGAATTCATAGATAAGTATCATTTTGAAATGAATCAATTAGAAAATGAATTGACAAATAGGGCAGACAAAGTGAAAACCCGGGCTTTTATGCAGGATAGGAAAAAATACTTTGTGGATGATGGAGAAATAGAAATTGTAAAGCCCATGGACAATACGGAGTTTTGTAAAAACTGTACCCGTTTAAGGATAACCCCGGATGGTAAAATAAAACCCTGTTTACTACGTAATGATAACTTAGTGGATATAATTGGTGCTATTCGTTCCGGTAAAAGTATGGAGGACTTAAAAAAGATATTTATTGATGCTATTGAGAATAGAGAACCTTTTTATGGTGGATGTTGA
- the fdhD gene encoding formate dehydrogenase accessory sulfurtransferase FdhD: protein MSTMYEKVSALAVRETSKSVQEKIVKDAEIELIVNKTLTRKFSISPDSLKEFAMGYLLGEGLIRSLENVEEISIEENTVKVQVDMEDFDIVQELVVGSDCFGGWRQKIEFIDKVESEFTVDKKKLLKSFIKLKDNAFTWQKTGGAHVAALIYKDKFLSREDVSRHVAVDKVIGAGLLEKVDFKNSYIAYSGRMPADMLIKIARVGMPIIASNAAPTTSGYAVAKEAGITMVGFVRGERFNIYTHPHRVVID from the coding sequence ATGTCCACTATGTATGAAAAAGTATCTGCCCTGGCAGTCCGTGAAACTAGCAAATCAGTACAGGAAAAAATCGTCAAAGACGCGGAGATAGAACTTATTGTAAATAAAACCTTAACTCGTAAATTTTCAATTAGCCCTGACTCTTTAAAAGAATTTGCAATGGGATATCTTTTAGGGGAAGGCCTTATTCGTTCATTAGAGAATGTTGAAGAAATTTCAATTGAGGAAAACACTGTAAAGGTCCAGGTAGATATGGAAGACTTCGATATAGTCCAGGAACTGGTGGTGGGTTCTGATTGTTTTGGAGGATGGCGCCAGAAAATCGAATTTATAGATAAAGTTGAATCGGAATTTACAGTAGATAAAAAAAAGCTACTTAAATCTTTTATAAAGTTAAAAGATAATGCATTCACCTGGCAGAAAACGGGAGGGGCTCATGTAGCTGCCTTGATTTATAAAGATAAATTTTTATCCAGGGAAGATGTTAGTCGACATGTGGCGGTGGATAAGGTTATCGGGGCGGGTTTACTGGAAAAAGTGGACTTTAAAAATAGTTACATTGCCTACAGTGGCAGGATGCCCGCAGATATGCTCATAAAAATTGCCCGGGTGGGAATGCCCATCATAGCATCCAATGCAGCTCCCACTACTTCCGGATATGCTGTGGCTAAAGAAGCAGGAATAACCATGGTTGGATTTGTTAGAGGCGAAAGATTCAATATTTATACCCATCCCCACCGGGTAGTGATAGATTGA
- a CDS encoding DUF2115 family protein, translating to MLEEINLSRKIKKQELLTILKKECSGIDIYDLIAYYVHLCHEGRYLPENYFKDYLKAYVMGFIIRIKEIKDNSEFYDGYVDREELKKALNLLNRQEDNVKKIRRYPRSFKIYALISIYTTFILDEPIHMVGTLFPGGFRVKYEDNIYYCPVKDGQKNNPHAVCAFCIALQDEAV from the coding sequence ATGTTAGAAGAAATAAACCTTTCCCGGAAAATTAAAAAACAGGAACTCCTTACTATTCTAAAAAAGGAATGTTCTGGGATCGATATATATGATTTGATTGCATACTATGTGCACCTTTGTCATGAGGGCAGGTATCTGCCTGAAAACTACTTTAAAGATTATTTGAAGGCATATGTCATGGGATTCATTATTAGAATAAAGGAAATTAAGGATAATTCTGAGTTTTATGATGGATATGTGGATCGGGAGGAGTTAAAAAAAGCCTTAAATCTTTTAAATCGTCAGGAAGATAATGTAAAAAAAATAAGGAGATATCCCCGTTCATTTAAAATATATGCACTTATCAGTATTTACACTACTTTTATTCTGGATGAACCAATTCACATGGTGGGTACCCTTTTTCCCGGGGGATTCAGGGTTAAATATGAGGATAATATCTACTATTGCCCGGTAAAAGATGGCCAAAAAAATAACCCCCACGCTGTTTGTGCTTTCTGTATTGCCTTACAGGATGAGGCTGTTTAG
- a CDS encoding carboxymuconolactone decarboxylase family protein: MTKKYPDHHVSIRSRYPEYSSILSDLGKVVRKSGPIDHKHSHLIQLSASAAIKSEGAVHSHVKRAINAGATPEEIYHAIMLVTSIIGFPSVAAAISWADDILMDK; the protein is encoded by the coding sequence ATGACCAAAAAATATCCAGATCATCACGTTAGTATAAGATCCCGGTATCCAGAATACAGTTCAATTTTATCAGATTTAGGTAAAGTTGTAAGAAAATCCGGACCCATTGATCATAAACATTCACATCTAATTCAGTTATCAGCTTCTGCAGCCATAAAGTCTGAAGGAGCAGTTCACAGCCATGTAAAAAGAGCCATTAATGCTGGGGCAACTCCGGAAGAAATTTATCATGCCATTATGCTAGTAACCAGCATTATAGGATTTCCCAGTGTAGCAGCAGCTATATCATGGGCGGATGATATATTAATGGATAAATAG
- the fwdF gene encoding tungsten-dependent formylmethanofuran dehydrogenase subunit FwdF has product METTEYKDGKDITVERAGEEDRKLLFKDDLCAVCGLCEKICPVTAIEVNPTGAMIRTEQDVSKIDIDEHKCVLCGMCSSICPFQALDLKIDGDSIKDLQYPQIIKSAEISDEECIQCKACETACPQDAITITRELPKRADLITGEIEIDKETCIYCGMCEEMCPVDAIDIAHQVPTSDNPAVATDINVNEDKCVHCGICKRICPVDAIMQVCRICPYGEYEIEVPEVTGTSYIDPELCVNCTWCQEICPVDAAKVNKPFEGELTIDQDTCQACETCVMVCPCNVLSFPKAEKSGAKPEKLHKDERFCIYCGACQKSCPVDAIDVKRTKINYTPTKSKAWVKAFESLKN; this is encoded by the coding sequence ATGGAAACAACTGAATATAAAGACGGTAAGGATATTACCGTGGAAAGAGCAGGCGAAGAAGATCGAAAATTGCTCTTTAAAGATGATCTATGCGCGGTTTGTGGATTATGTGAAAAAATTTGTCCAGTAACTGCAATTGAGGTAAATCCTACTGGTGCGATGATTCGTACTGAACAAGACGTAAGTAAAATAGATATTGATGAACATAAGTGTGTTTTATGCGGTATGTGCAGTAGTATCTGTCCTTTCCAGGCTCTGGATTTAAAGATAGATGGAGACAGCATAAAAGACCTTCAGTATCCTCAAATTATAAAATCAGCAGAAATCTCTGATGAGGAGTGTATCCAGTGTAAAGCATGTGAAACTGCATGTCCTCAGGATGCAATTACTATTACTCGTGAACTGCCTAAAAGAGCAGACCTCATAACAGGTGAAATCGAAATAGATAAGGAAACCTGTATTTACTGTGGTATGTGTGAAGAAATGTGTCCGGTGGATGCTATTGATATAGCACACCAGGTCCCTACTTCGGACAATCCGGCAGTGGCTACTGACATCAATGTAAATGAAGACAAATGTGTCCACTGTGGAATCTGTAAGAGAATCTGTCCGGTAGACGCTATTATGCAGGTATGCAGAATCTGTCCTTATGGAGAATACGAAATTGAAGTACCAGAAGTCACTGGAACCTCCTATATTGACCCTGAACTATGTGTAAACTGTACCTGGTGTCAGGAAATTTGTCCTGTGGATGCAGCCAAAGTAAACAAACCTTTTGAAGGTGAATTGACCATAGACCAGGACACCTGCCAGGCCTGTGAAACCTGTGTAATGGTTTGTCCCTGCAATGTGTTATCTTTCCCTAAGGCGGAGAAATCAGGTGCAAAGCCGGAAAAACTGCATAAAGATGAAAGGTTCTGTATTTACTGTGGCGCCTGTCAGAAATCCTGTCCGGTGGATGCCATAGATGTTAAGAGGACTAAAATTAACTACACACCAACCAAATCCAAGGCTTGGGTAAAGGCCTTTGAATCCTTGAAAAACTGA
- a CDS encoding 4Fe-4S binding protein codes for MAIGLKAYRDICHGCGNCVIACPVNALRSEDVAAGKGPSELLDLIMIVEDGAVQLKNVDLCGKCGTCVESCPVEAIRLEEL; via the coding sequence ATGGCAATTGGACTAAAAGCTTACCGTGATATTTGTCACGGATGTGGAAACTGTGTTATAGCTTGCCCGGTTAACGCCCTCCGAAGCGAAGATGTCGCTGCAGGAAAGGGACCAAGCGAACTGTTGGACCTGATAATGATAGTAGAAGACGGAGCAGTACAACTAAAAAACGTGGATCTGTGCGGAAAGTGCGGAACCTGTGTAGAAAGCTGCCCGGTAGAAGCTATTAGACTGGAGGAATTGTGA
- a CDS encoding 4Fe-4S binding protein has product MPKHIVSGLKYMATVKLRKKGQTQREIAQALGMDRSTVSHYLNGRNLSKDSIEVAKLVVNMCPKDFLLFTHTLLKDKDRTRIIIQTCQKNRYEGKVKNSCIGCGLCVDTCLMKAVVLNDLKAQIDFEWCCGCLICVEMCPTNSIEIKEVVD; this is encoded by the coding sequence ATGCCCAAACATATCGTTTCTGGATTAAAGTACATGGCAACAGTAAAGCTGAGGAAAAAAGGTCAAACTCAACGGGAGATAGCTCAGGCTCTGGGTATGGATAGATCTACAGTTTCTCATTATTTAAATGGTAGAAATCTGTCTAAGGATTCTATAGAAGTCGCAAAGCTGGTAGTTAATATGTGCCCTAAAGACTTTTTACTTTTTACTCATACACTGCTAAAGGATAAAGATAGAACCAGAATCATTATCCAAACTTGCCAGAAAAATCGATATGAAGGCAAAGTAAAAAATTCCTGTATTGGATGTGGTCTCTGTGTGGATACCTGTCTGATGAAGGCTGTCGTGTTGAATGACTTAAAGGCACAAATAGATTTTGAATGGTGTTGCGGATGTTTAATCTGTGTGGAGATGTGCCCAACCAACTCGATAGAAATTAAGGAGGTAGTAGATTGA
- a CDS encoding NADH-quinone oxidoreductase subunit NuoF, which yields MKFEEMVQQEKKDYNLLFSDKTAVFVGSATCGNSAGAQTAKDIIKSELSDFECEIIDVGCIGLCYAEPIIMVVKPQQPSVIYGNVTKKVARKITRSHIIQDTPLPDYALGSWGEGKIEGITPLFEQKSMKMQERRILRNCGFIDPTNIGHYLSQGGYSGFMQALKMESSEIIEEIKKSGLRGRGGAGFPTWMKWQFCLDSGKKTNYLICNADEGDPGAFMNRSLLESDPHSVLEGMLIAAKTIHAEKAYLYCRAEYPLALERLKTAINEMKERGFLGKNIMGSGFNLEIIIKEGAGAFVCGEETALLASIEGERGTPRTRPPFPTTEGLFGKPTVINNVETMASVALVMQQGAEKYSQMGTKESKGTKTFSLVGQVKKTGLIEVPLGTTLKEVIFDIGGGILDDGEFKSVQIGGPSGGCVPAQHLDTPIDYSSLLEIGAMMGSGGLVVMDHSTCMVEVARYFLEFIQKESCGKCVPCRLGTKQMLDILTDITVGKGKKKDLDVLPELAEAVKLGSLCGLGQSAPNPILTTMHFFMEEYQSHIEDGICPALDCKDFITYTIDSENCDGCMACIKSCPVGAISGEKDKVHFIDTLKCVKCGTCLDLCKKKKNAVILANIC from the coding sequence ATGAAGTTTGAAGAAATGGTCCAACAGGAAAAAAAGGACTACAATTTATTATTTTCTGATAAAACAGCAGTCTTTGTAGGCTCGGCAACATGTGGAAATTCTGCTGGGGCTCAAACTGCAAAGGATATTATAAAGTCCGAATTATCTGATTTTGAATGTGAAATTATAGATGTGGGCTGTATTGGCTTATGTTATGCTGAACCAATTATAATGGTGGTAAAACCACAGCAGCCTTCTGTAATCTATGGTAATGTCACTAAAAAAGTGGCCCGTAAAATTACCAGATCTCATATAATTCAGGACACACCCCTTCCCGATTATGCCCTGGGGAGTTGGGGAGAAGGTAAAATTGAAGGAATTACTCCTTTATTTGAACAAAAATCCATGAAAATGCAGGAGAGAAGAATACTAAGAAACTGTGGATTTATTGATCCCACTAATATAGGGCACTATCTATCCCAGGGGGGTTATTCTGGATTTATGCAGGCATTAAAAATGGAATCATCTGAAATCATTGAGGAAATAAAAAAATCAGGCCTGAGGGGAAGGGGAGGGGCAGGTTTCCCCACCTGGATGAAATGGCAGTTTTGTCTGGATTCTGGTAAAAAAACCAATTACCTGATTTGCAATGCAGATGAAGGTGATCCCGGAGCATTCATGAACCGTTCACTCTTAGAGAGTGATCCCCACTCGGTACTGGAAGGTATGCTCATAGCTGCTAAAACCATCCATGCCGAGAAAGCATACTTATACTGTCGAGCAGAATATCCACTGGCTTTAGAAAGACTCAAGACCGCAATTAACGAGATGAAGGAGAGAGGATTTCTAGGAAAAAATATCATGGGATCTGGATTTAATCTGGAAATCATTATTAAAGAGGGTGCAGGAGCCTTTGTTTGTGGTGAAGAAACTGCTCTTTTAGCATCAATAGAAGGTGAAAGAGGAACTCCCCGCACCCGACCCCCATTTCCCACAACAGAAGGCCTTTTTGGAAAGCCCACAGTAATAAATAATGTGGAAACTATGGCCAGCGTTGCTCTAGTTATGCAGCAGGGTGCTGAAAAATACTCTCAGATGGGAACCAAAGAAAGTAAAGGTACCAAAACCTTCTCCCTGGTGGGTCAGGTTAAAAAAACAGGTCTGATAGAAGTACCGCTGGGAACCACCTTAAAAGAAGTAATATTTGATATAGGTGGAGGCATACTGGATGATGGGGAATTTAAATCAGTTCAAATCGGAGGCCCTTCCGGGGGATGTGTTCCTGCCCAGCACCTGGACACTCCCATTGATTACAGTTCTCTATTAGAAATAGGGGCCATGATGGGCTCCGGGGGTCTGGTAGTAATGGACCACAGTACCTGTATGGTGGAAGTGGCCCGTTACTTTTTGGAATTCATTCAAAAAGAATCCTGCGGAAAATGTGTACCCTGCCGTTTAGGGACTAAACAGATGCTGGATATTTTAACCGACATAACTGTGGGTAAAGGAAAGAAAAAAGATCTGGATGTGCTACCTGAATTAGCAGAAGCAGTTAAACTGGGATCTTTATGTGGTCTGGGTCAATCAGCACCTAATCCCATATTAACCACCATGCACTTTTTCATGGAAGAATACCAATCCCATATAGAAGACGGTATTTGCCCTGCTCTGGATTGTAAGGATTTCATTACCTATACTATTGATTCTGAGAATTGTGATGGCTGCATGGCTTGTATTAAATCCTGCCCGGTAGGTGCCATATCTGGTGAAAAAGATAAGGTTCATTTTATTGATACCCTAAAATGTGTTAAATGCGGCACCTGTCTGGATTTATGTAAAAAGAAAAAAAATGCAGTTATACTGGCCAATATTTGCTAA
- the fdhF gene encoding formate dehydrogenase subunit alpha, with translation MKKKIKFLMDGLEFEADEGTTILQSAIENDIYIPHLCYNSQLKPYGACRLCLVENAEGRLITSCENQVEEGMEIKTHSMKLNRVKKMLISLLISNHEKNCLSCTQSDNCKLQEAASYLQVNENELENLRQSVKDVPRDESNPFFIRDLKKCILCGICVQVCADIMGVNAIDFGFRGYDTRITTFGDKDILESNCVSCGECVEACPVGALVSRNSLTPAREVKTICPYCGVGCGIYLGIRGGEIVSVRGDPESMVNQGKLCVKGRFAYEFINHPQRLKKPLIKKQGKFEEVGWDEALKLIADKFSKYSGNEFASIASAKCTNEENYLLQKFTRGVMESPHIDHCARLCHAPSVVGLSRSIGSGAMSNSIAEIGQAGCIMAIGTNTTVSHPVLALQIIKAVKTGSKLIVINPQKIELAKHADIFLQHNPGSDVALLMAIAKVIVDEGLYNQSFIEERTENFLKLKKSLEILSWDELEHITGVEKEKIRQTAYMYAEGDPSSILYAMGITQHSHGTDNVLAVSNLALLTGNLGRESSGVNPLRGQNNVQGSCDMGTLPNVFPGYQSVEDPEIVEKFQKAWNMHLKPVNGMMLSEIFEKARSGDLKSLYIMGENPLLSEPDIQKVKMALENVEFLVVQDIFLTETARQADVVLPAASFAEKEGTFTNTERRVQRIKKAIIAPGDSKSDWEIISAIAKKMEKSGFDFKSAEEIFSEMTALTPIYGGISYDRLENQGLHWPCLDIDDPGTPILHQNQFNTPSHKGIFHPLEYIPSAEIPDEEYPFILGTGRSLYQYHTGSMTRKVNGLNYIDGEEFLEINPDDASNLNIKGGEWLEISSRRGTIRARSRINPGLLSGCVSMTFHFQEAPANCLTQTARDPVSGTPELKISTVKIRVLSEDEIDI, from the coding sequence ATGAAGAAAAAGATCAAATTTTTAATGGATGGATTGGAGTTTGAAGCAGATGAAGGAACCACTATCCTTCAATCAGCCATAGAAAATGATATTTATATTCCTCATCTTTGTTATAATTCCCAGCTAAAACCATATGGTGCCTGCCGCTTATGTCTGGTGGAAAATGCTGAGGGAAGGCTTATAACTTCCTGCGAGAATCAGGTGGAAGAGGGAATGGAAATTAAAACCCACAGCATGAAATTAAACCGGGTTAAAAAGATGTTAATATCTTTACTTATTTCCAATCATGAAAAAAACTGCCTTAGCTGCACTCAATCGGATAATTGCAAGCTTCAAGAAGCAGCATCCTATTTGCAGGTAAATGAGAACGAACTGGAAAACTTAAGACAATCAGTAAAGGATGTCCCCCGGGATGAGTCCAATCCTTTTTTTATCCGGGACCTTAAAAAATGCATCCTCTGTGGAATATGTGTCCAGGTATGTGCCGATATAATGGGAGTAAATGCTATTGATTTTGGGTTTAGAGGGTATGATACCAGGATAACCACCTTTGGTGATAAGGATATTCTGGAATCTAACTGCGTATCCTGTGGCGAATGTGTGGAAGCATGTCCGGTGGGTGCTCTGGTTTCCCGCAATTCTTTAACTCCTGCTCGCGAAGTAAAAACCATCTGCCCCTATTGTGGGGTAGGTTGCGGCATCTATCTGGGAATCAGGGGGGGTGAAATAGTAAGTGTAAGAGGGGACCCTGAAAGCATGGTAAATCAAGGAAAACTCTGTGTAAAGGGTAGATTTGCTTATGAATTTATTAACCACCCTCAAAGACTTAAAAAACCCTTAATAAAAAAACAGGGCAAATTTGAAGAGGTCGGATGGGATGAAGCCCTGAAACTAATTGCAGATAAATTTTCAAAATATTCCGGGAATGAATTTGCATCCATTGCCTCGGCCAAGTGTACCAATGAAGAAAATTATCTCTTACAAAAGTTCACCCGGGGGGTAATGGAGTCTCCCCATATAGATCACTGCGCACGCCTGTGCCATGCTCCCTCGGTAGTGGGACTCTCTCGGAGTATTGGAAGTGGGGCTATGAGTAATTCCATAGCAGAAATTGGGCAGGCTGGCTGTATAATGGCTATAGGAACCAACACCACTGTAAGCCATCCTGTACTAGCCCTTCAAATAATTAAAGCAGTTAAAACTGGTTCGAAACTCATAGTGATTAATCCCCAGAAAATTGAACTGGCAAAGCACGCAGATATATTTTTACAGCATAATCCGGGAAGTGATGTGGCTCTTTTAATGGCCATAGCCAAGGTAATAGTTGATGAAGGCCTCTATAACCAATCTTTTATAGAAGAAAGAACTGAAAACTTCTTAAAACTTAAAAAATCACTTGAAATTTTATCTTGGGATGAACTAGAACATATAACTGGAGTGGAAAAGGAAAAAATTAGACAAACGGCTTATATGTATGCGGAGGGAGATCCATCTTCCATCTTATATGCCATGGGAATTACCCAGCACTCCCACGGAACTGACAATGTACTGGCTGTTAGTAATCTGGCCCTTCTTACTGGCAACCTGGGAAGAGAATCTTCTGGAGTTAACCCCCTTCGGGGCCAAAATAATGTACAGGGGTCCTGTGATATGGGAACCCTTCCCAATGTATTCCCGGGATATCAATCAGTAGAAGACCCTGAAATTGTTGAAAAATTCCAGAAGGCATGGAATATGCATCTTAAACCGGTAAATGGCATGATGTTATCTGAAATTTTTGAAAAAGCTCGAAGTGGGGATCTCAAGTCATTATATATCATGGGTGAAAATCCATTGCTCAGTGAACCGGATATACAGAAGGTAAAAATGGCACTGGAAAATGTGGAATTTTTAGTAGTTCAGGATATCTTTTTAACTGAAACTGCACGCCAGGCTGATGTGGTACTCCCTGCTGCTTCTTTTGCAGAAAAAGAGGGAACTTTCACCAATACCGAAAGAAGGGTGCAGAGAATAAAAAAAGCTATAATCGCACCGGGAGATTCTAAATCAGATTGGGAGATAATCTCGGCCATTGCAAAGAAAATGGAAAAATCTGGTTTTGATTTTAAATCAGCTGAAGAGATATTTTCTGAAATGACAGCTCTAACTCCTATTTATGGTGGAATTTCTTATGATAGATTAGAAAATCAGGGTTTGCACTGGCCTTGTCTGGATATTGATGATCCCGGAACCCCTATACTGCACCAGAATCAGTTCAATACTCCCTCCCATAAAGGAATATTTCATCCACTGGAATATATTCCCTCGGCGGAAATCCCGGATGAAGAATATCCTTTCATACTCGGAACCGGCCGAAGCCTCTATCAATACCACACCGGATCTATGACTCGCAAAGTTAATGGTTTAAATTATATTGATGGAGAGGAGTTTTTAGAGATTAATCCTGATGATGCATCTAATTTGAATATAAAAGGGGGAGAATGGCTGGAAATATCTTCTAGAAGAGGCACCATACGTGCCAGATCCAGAATAAACCCTGGTTTATTGTCCGGTTGTGTTTCTATGACTTTTCATTTCCAAGAAGCACCTGCTAATTGTCTTACTCAGACCGCCCGGGACCCGGTTTCAGGCACCCCTGAACTAAAAATTTCAACTGTAAAAATAAGAGTTTTAAGTGAGGATGAAATAGATATTTAG
- the mobB gene encoding molybdopterin-guanine dinucleotide biosynthesis protein B, giving the protein MKIISIIGTKDTGKTTLVTRLVEKLSQKGYSVGTMKFSHVHFDLADKDTGKHRQAGAKIVVGTGKETFILWDHPLDVENVISTIESYDEIDFLVMEGFKSSRFAKISVSSLKDNYTIRQVDVKKLNDEKMDELVEIIEKRSYGLLQDLNCKKCGFESCADFSQAKLQGLAPEVDCKSQFKQALLEVNGKRIPLNPFVQNIIAKTITGMINSLDKDSDDIDTIKIVLHNKD; this is encoded by the coding sequence ATGAAAATAATATCTATCATAGGGACTAAAGACACTGGAAAAACAACTCTGGTGACCAGACTGGTGGAAAAACTTTCACAGAAAGGATACAGCGTAGGAACAATGAAATTCAGCCATGTTCATTTTGATCTGGCAGATAAGGATACAGGAAAGCACCGTCAGGCCGGGGCTAAAATCGTGGTTGGTACTGGAAAAGAGACTTTTATTCTTTGGGACCATCCCCTTGATGTGGAAAACGTAATTTCAACCATTGAATCCTATGATGAAATTGATTTTTTAGTCATGGAAGGATTTAAAAGCTCAAGATTTGCAAAAATATCTGTTTCATCATTAAAAGACAATTATACTATCCGGCAAGTGGATGTAAAAAAATTGAATGATGAAAAAATGGATGAATTAGTGGAAATTATTGAAAAAAGAAGTTATGGTCTATTGCAGGATTTGAATTGTAAAAAATGTGGATTTGAATCCTGTGCAGACTTTTCTCAGGCCAAATTGCAGGGTTTAGCTCCTGAAGTTGACTGTAAAAGCCAGTTTAAACAGGCATTGCTGGAAGTTAATGGTAAAAGGATACCATTAAACCCATTTGTACAGAATATAATTGCTAAAACCATTACAGGGATGATAAATTCTCTGGATAAAGATTCAGATGATATTGATACCATAAAAATAGTATTGCATAATAAAGATTAA
- the nuoE gene encoding NADH-quinone oxidoreductase subunit NuoE, which produces MKVLNKILSRYSGKKSDLVPLLQEIQSEYGYLSEELMKEVSHFTNVPESEIYGVATFYTQFRFIPKGKKHISVCTGTACHVTGAQQIIEGMERHLNIKEGETTPDEEYSLESVGCLGCCALAPAAMVNDEIKSKLSLRNIKKLFKGYKPPESSK; this is translated from the coding sequence ATGAAAGTCTTGAATAAAATTTTATCCAGATATTCTGGGAAAAAATCGGATCTGGTTCCTTTACTACAGGAAATACAATCAGAATACGGTTATTTATCAGAAGAACTCATGAAAGAGGTATCTCATTTCACAAATGTACCTGAAAGTGAAATATATGGTGTGGCCACATTTTATACTCAGTTCAGATTTATACCCAAAGGAAAAAAGCACATATCTGTATGCACTGGAACAGCCTGCCATGTAACTGGCGCCCAGCAGATAATAGAAGGTATGGAAAGACATTTGAATATAAAAGAGGGCGAAACAACTCCTGATGAGGAATATTCTTTAGAATCTGTGGGATGTTTAGGATGCTGCGCTTTAGCACCAGCAGCAATGGTAAATGACGAAATAAAGTCTAAATTATCCTTAAGAAATATAAAAAAACTATTCAAGGGATACAAACCTCCAGAGTCATCAAAATAA
- the fwdD gene encoding tungsten-dependent formylmethanofuran dehydrogenase subunit FwdD, with protein MIVNLITGRTVWQGQAIESGKDLEMYINAAAIAHISDEMMAQMGIKPGQNIKIIAPDGDVVVKAVATKETLPEDTIYVPMGPWANRVVDPTTNSTAMPSYKNIPVEIMPTDEEVLDMPTLMKVYGKV; from the coding sequence ATGATAGTTAATCTAATCACAGGAAGAACTGTATGGCAAGGACAGGCAATTGAATCTGGAAAAGATCTGGAAATGTACATCAATGCTGCAGCTATAGCCCATATAAGTGATGAAATGATGGCTCAGATGGGCATTAAACCTGGACAAAACATTAAAATAATAGCGCCTGATGGTGACGTGGTGGTTAAAGCAGTGGCTACCAAAGAAACTCTCCCTGAAGACACAATATACGTCCCTATGGGTCCCTGGGCTAATAGAGTGGTTGATCCTACTACCAACTCCACTGCAATGCCCTCTTATAAAAATATACCTGTAGAGATTATGCCCACTGACGAAGAAGTACTGGACATGCCCACTCTAATGAAGGTATACGGAAAAGTGTAA